TAAGGCCGAACCTCTGGCAAATATCGACTACGTTGAAATTTACAGCTACCCGGAACTGGAGCCGCTGGATCAAATAAACGGGCCGGCGCTTTTAGCCCTGGCCGTAAAAATCGGCCAGACGCGCCTGATCGACAATGCTATCCTTGGGCAGCTTTAATTAAACTGCCTTTAAGGCGCCGGCCGCCTTATAACGGCGGGGGTGTAACCCGCCGTGCCGGCTGACCTTGCCGAATAAATCTTTATCCTGGAGGAGTAAGCTGTGTTCCTGACCATGCTAAAATCCAAGATCCACCGGGCCACCGTCACGGAGTCCAACCTGAACTACATGGGCAGCATTACCATTGACGAGGAACTGATGGAAGCGGCGGACATCCTGCCCAATGAAAAGGTCCAGGTGGTCAACAACAACAACGGCGCCCGCTTCGAAACCTATGTAATCAAAGGGCCCCGCGGCTCCGGGGTAATCTGCCTGAACGGTGCGGCGGCCCGCCTGGTTCAGCCCGGGGACCTGGTAATAATCATTTCCTATGCCATAATGGACGCCGGGGAGGCGCGCACTTACAGACCGGCCGTAGTTATGGTGGACGGCCGCAACAAAATCGTCGAGGTCAGGCAGGGCGAGGCCCACGGTCCGGCCGGCGCGGATACTTGTCCTTGACAATAAAGAAGGCATATATG
The window above is part of the Pelotomaculum thermopropionicum SI genome. Proteins encoded here:
- the PanD gene encoding aspartate 1-decarboxylase, whose protein sequence is MFLTMLKSKIHRATVTESNLNYMGSITIDEELMEAADILPNEKVQVVNNNNGARFETYVIKGPRGSGVICLNGAAARLVQPGDLVIIISYAIMDAGEARTYRPAVVMVDGRNKIVEVRQGEAHGPAGADTCP